In Elaeis guineensis isolate ETL-2024a chromosome 1, EG11, whole genome shotgun sequence, a genomic segment contains:
- the LOC105061099 gene encoding basic leucine zipper 43, with product MQPGEVASIRYVAPPNPPSFQAHYNMAQNNNPSFPYCSILGPYAVHQLQTIPLIHEISLLGSCLGNNSTSDEAEENQLRLAEERRKRRMISNRESARRSRMRKQKHLRELLSQVMHLRAANRQLLDELNRVMRDYDQILHENAQLRDEESELRKKLQDLLVDDTNGALQGLEEPCNTAHIRAEPRDQQITASLKLLH from the coding sequence ATGCAGCCAGGTGAGGTTGCCAGCATTAGATATGTTGCACCTCCAAACCCGCCTTCCTTCCAAGCTCATTACAACATGGCGCAGAACAACAACCCCTCCTTTCCCTATTGCAGTATCCTTGGACCTTATGCTGTGCACCAACTCCAGACGATTCCTCTGATCCATGAAATCAGCCTTCTGGGTTCTTGTCTCGGCAATAACTCGACTTCAGATGAGGCAGAAGAGAACCAACTGAGACTAGCTgaggagaggagaaagaggaggatgATTTCCAATAGAGAGTCGGCACGCCGTTCGCGCATGAGAAAGCAGAAGCACTTGAGAGAGCTCTTGTCGCAGGTCATGCATCTCCGAGCTGCCAACCGCCAGCTCCTCGATGAGCTGAACCGTGTGATGAGGGATTATGATCAGATCCTCCATGAGAATGCCCAGCTTAGAGACGAAGAGTCTGAGCTTAGAAAGAAACTCCAGGACCTTCTGGTGGATGACACTAATGGTGCtctgcagggtcttgaagagccCTGCAACACTGCTCACATTAGAGCTGAACCCAGAGACCAGCAGATCACTGCATCCTTGAAGCTACTTCACTGA